One genomic segment of Hevea brasiliensis isolate MT/VB/25A 57/8 chromosome 3, ASM3005281v1, whole genome shotgun sequence includes these proteins:
- the LOC110662231 gene encoding uncharacterized protein LOC110662231 encodes MKEIKEMSGLSLSIFEKSHELQKGIMAEQNAKMDMLINRLDRQEWFMKKMVQMLFVESFGKFRDFGSYPHGTASLSNVKAAGPSGVKISEVEEEEEDEHVETTEKEKEESKLVEIEEVENNDEKEETIKEKSEAEQEPNKDKSRESSPSHAKSNSSSENGKSEDRNGSRQEEEKEDADNKKEKQSQDPSFDQPNPAPTTPQPVTELSISLPMQYGPRRIKAQARKSVLPIPPKIQVTIPEKRTPKEEETSPNC; translated from the coding sequence ATgaaggaaataaaagaaatgagtggACTGAGCTTGAGTATTTTTGAAAAATCTCATGAATTACAGAAAGGAATTATGGCTGAGCAAAATGCCAAGATGGATATGTTGATTAATAGATTGGACAGGCAGGAATGGTTCATGAAGAAGATGGTTCAAATGCTGTTTGTTGAATCTTTTGGGAAGTTTAGAGATTTTGGAAGCTACCCACATGGTACTGCTAGTCTTAGCAATGTAAAGGCTGCTGGACCAAGTGGAGTAAAAATTtctgaagtggaagaagaagaagaagatgaacatgTAGAAACTActgaaaaggaaaaagaagaaagtAAGCTAGTTGAGATTGAAGAAGTAGAGAATAATGATGAGAAGGAAGAAACTATAAAAGAGAAATCAGAAGCAGAACAAGAACCTAACAAGGATAAATCAAGAGAATCCTCCCCATCTCATGCTAAAAGCAATAGCAGTAGTGAGAATGGAAAAAGTGAAGATAGAAATGGTTCAAGACAAGAAGAGGAGAAGGAAGATGCTGACAACAAGAAAGAAAAGCAATCACAAGACCCATCCTTTGATCAACCAAACCCTGCTCCTACTACCCCTCAACCAGTAACTGAATTATCCATCTCTTTACCAATGCAATATGGCCCTAGAAGAATCAAAGCACAAGCCAGAAAATCAGTTCTACCCATTCCTCCAAAAATCCAAGTAACCATACCTGAAAAAAGAACCCCCAAAGAAGAAGAAACAAGCCCAAATTGTTGA